One Leptospira wolbachii serovar Codice str. CDC genomic region harbors:
- a CDS encoding porin, which produces MMFDQTSVLSFGNIIISGYPKSLLRIFLLILIFVFSPLFAEETTSEKPIPETDSVPKSIELPKSLQFGGLIDSYYVFNRNLPKDTERNFTTQAVRNGEFNVNLAYIDAKVEEKKYRGRLAFQWGTSVNANYAAEVSTEKYSNQNSVKNIQEAYTGFKIGRDTWVDAGIFFGNIGHESWISHNNVNYTRAFALDYVPYYSTGVRLSHQFTDKLSGQIQVLNGWQNITDNNKDKSFGSQLKYSFNDHFILTLNQFAGNEAPNSERKQMRYYNNTILEWIVSDRVKLVGQFDAGAQKEKQSFIYEPWLGNYDPSLGEYRETASNAFRHWYHGTIWASFLLSPEYRLSFRIERFYDPKQVMATTGTPNGFMSNGYTTTFDILSFEQGLLRFEYVYRRSADSLFAYRDSQTSKKEDFFVVAFSMKF; this is translated from the coding sequence ATGATGTTTGATCAAACTAGTGTATTGTCTTTTGGGAATATTATTATTAGCGGTTATCCAAAATCTCTACTGAGAATATTTCTTTTGATTCTTATTTTTGTTTTTTCTCCATTGTTTGCGGAGGAAACTACTTCCGAAAAACCTATTCCCGAAACGGATTCGGTTCCAAAATCGATCGAATTGCCCAAGTCATTGCAGTTTGGCGGACTAATTGATTCCTATTACGTATTCAACCGAAATCTTCCAAAAGATACGGAGCGAAATTTTACTACACAAGCTGTAAGAAACGGAGAATTCAACGTAAACTTAGCATATATTGATGCGAAGGTAGAAGAGAAAAAATATCGCGGTCGACTTGCTTTCCAGTGGGGCACTTCGGTAAACGCAAATTATGCGGCAGAAGTTTCGACAGAAAAATATTCCAATCAAAACTCCGTCAAAAATATTCAAGAAGCTTATACGGGTTTTAAAATTGGTCGTGATACTTGGGTGGATGCCGGGATTTTTTTTGGTAATATAGGACATGAATCTTGGATCTCACACAATAATGTAAATTATACGAGGGCATTTGCGCTAGATTATGTACCTTATTATTCTACTGGAGTCAGATTGTCACATCAATTTACTGATAAATTGAGTGGGCAAATCCAGGTATTGAATGGTTGGCAGAATATTACCGATAACAACAAAGATAAATCTTTTGGTAGCCAATTAAAATATAGTTTTAATGACCATTTTATTTTGACACTCAATCAATTTGCTGGCAATGAAGCTCCTAATTCCGAAAGGAAACAGATGCGATACTATAATAATACAATTTTGGAATGGATTGTATCTGATCGAGTCAAGTTAGTTGGTCAATTTGATGCTGGTGCTCAAAAGGAAAAACAAAGTTTTATTTATGAACCTTGGTTAGGTAATTACGATCCTAGTTTGGGTGAATATAGAGAAACAGCATCAAATGCATTTCGTCATTGGTATCATGGCACAATTTGGGCGAGTTTCCTTTTATCCCCTGAATATCGATTAAGTTTTAGAATAGAGAGATTCTATGACCCAAAGCAAGTGATGGCGACAACCGGAACTCCAAATGGATTTATGAGTAATGGTTATACCACTACGTTCGATATTCTCAGTTTTGAGCAGGGTTTACTTCGATTCGAATATGTTTACCGTCGGTCTGCTGATTCATTGTTTGCCTACCGAGATTCACAAACTTCGAAAAAAGAAGATTTCTTTGTCGTAGCATTTTCAATGAAATTTTAA
- a CDS encoding 16S rRNA (uracil(1498)-N(3))-methyltransferase, translated as MLEPGLILFRTGFSPKPTIVLSPEELAHLRALRLSKEETTVQIRDGVGGLYDYQFSPHLKELKFINQTHYPRKTERKTVAIALPKGNRFDFFLQKVTEIGLDAVVFLVFRHSIRKEFNLDRAEKIVKEAAAQSKQTELLTLSIESANDWMNAHKDSLVVFHPHRSEVFQANRLINKIPVIGPEGGFHTDEEEWMEKNQIPRLTLPGGVLRTETAGIVAASFLVYGT; from the coding sequence TTGTTAGAGCCTGGTCTCATTCTCTTTCGCACTGGATTTTCACCAAAACCTACAATCGTTCTTTCTCCGGAAGAGTTGGCTCACCTTCGGGCCTTACGACTCAGCAAAGAGGAGACAACCGTCCAAATTCGGGATGGTGTGGGCGGTCTTTATGATTACCAGTTCTCTCCTCATTTAAAAGAATTAAAATTCATAAACCAAACTCATTACCCAAGGAAAACTGAACGTAAAACGGTAGCCATTGCCCTTCCGAAAGGAAATCGGTTTGATTTTTTTTTACAGAAGGTAACGGAGATTGGTCTTGATGCTGTAGTTTTTCTTGTTTTTCGGCATTCCATTCGCAAAGAATTCAATTTGGATCGTGCTGAAAAAATAGTTAAGGAAGCAGCAGCCCAGTCTAAACAAACCGAGCTACTTACACTTTCGATTGAGTCGGCGAATGATTGGATGAATGCACATAAAGATAGTTTGGTGGTTTTCCATCCGCATAGATCAGAGGTCTTTCAAGCCAACCGACTGATAAATAAGATTCCTGTGATTGGACCCGAGGGGGGATTTCATACCGATGAGGAAGAATGGATGGAAAAAAACCAGATCCCAAGGCTTACTCTTCCCGGTGGGGTGCTCCGTACAGAAACGGCAGGCATTGTCGCCGCCAGTTTCCTTGTGTATGGAACTTAA
- a CDS encoding LIC10775 family protein — MSGGNFSLRFLTPSFQIGIFLILSFFPSFFIISESNSKVILDPLLQRAWISDAEEEESRSFHRFLSEFKNKQSTVKKKDAHGRNYLVSPSGQMRFLIDDEYYKEFPVEDEADIAAKELEALYEVRKEKEAVFLGKGIHLCYRLKLETDPGFFPNWLVRSNEITNRAANEWSDQTIPLDLVSEPFGCYVGKSKPKDQLVLESESFRYRIRFSSKLRYEGLFGDRLGIYGENRDSIYRMVRFVQFLSNYLPAGQTEWDEALKLQTSGKKKKNLPKIILSIGSSFDKTRPLRDTKNYFRFWDSMRSLTPTQIRKLGYKRTESKSEYLSEWTEVDEIGNTVEMEMKEYYLYNAPRGYFLSLSYPKREKETADLYWQTIRSSFEVKE; from the coding sequence ATGTCAGGAGGGAATTTCTCTCTTCGGTTCCTTACCCCATCTTTTCAAATTGGAATTTTCCTGATTCTTTCTTTTTTTCCTAGTTTTTTTATCATTTCAGAATCGAATTCTAAAGTCATACTGGATCCGTTATTACAAAGGGCGTGGATTTCTGATGCGGAAGAAGAGGAGAGCCGTAGTTTCCATCGATTCCTTTCTGAATTCAAAAACAAACAATCCACAGTCAAAAAAAAAGACGCACATGGCAGAAACTATTTAGTCTCCCCATCAGGACAAATGCGTTTTCTTATCGATGATGAATACTATAAAGAATTTCCAGTTGAGGATGAAGCCGATATTGCTGCCAAGGAACTAGAGGCTTTGTATGAGGTTCGTAAAGAAAAAGAAGCAGTATTTCTTGGAAAAGGGATTCATCTCTGTTACCGATTGAAACTAGAAACCGACCCTGGCTTTTTTCCGAATTGGCTTGTTCGTTCCAATGAAATTACCAACAGAGCAGCCAATGAATGGTCAGACCAAACCATCCCTTTAGATTTGGTGAGTGAACCTTTTGGATGTTATGTGGGAAAATCAAAACCCAAAGACCAACTGGTTTTAGAGTCCGAATCCTTTCGTTACCGGATTCGATTTTCCTCGAAACTCCGTTATGAGGGACTATTTGGAGATCGACTGGGAATTTATGGCGAAAACAGAGATTCCATTTATCGAATGGTACGTTTTGTACAGTTTCTATCTAACTACCTTCCGGCCGGTCAAACCGAATGGGATGAAGCCTTAAAACTACAAACCTCTGGAAAAAAAAAGAAAAATCTTCCTAAAATTATTTTATCCATTGGTTCTAGTTTTGATAAAACAAGGCCACTACGTGATACCAAAAATTACTTTCGATTTTGGGATTCCATGCGTTCTCTCACACCTACCCAAATCCGAAAGTTGGGTTATAAAAGGACAGAATCAAAATCGGAGTATTTGAGTGAGTGGACCGAGGTGGATGAAATTGGAAATACAGTTGAAATGGAAATGAAAGAGTATTATCTTTATAACGCACCTCGTGGATACTTTCTTTCCTTGTCTTATCCCAAAAGGGAAAAGGAAACAGCAGACCTCTATTGGCAAACCATTCGCAGTTCATTTGAAGTAAAGGAGTAA
- the kdpB gene encoding potassium-transporting ATPase subunit KdpB encodes MGNTKNMISKELLNISFWNALQKFSPKYAFSNPVMATVWIGTLILFLQIIYYSFVGIPFHKELPIFFWLVLTLFFANFAESVAEGRGKARADSLRKSRSSTISKKVELVGDKSFIEIPSNELKINDIVFVEAGFTIPGDGEVVSGIASVDESAVTGESAPVIRESGGDRSAVTGGTRVISDHLYIKITTKPGESFIDKMISMIEGATRQKTPNEVALGIVLFALTILFLLGVLSLIPVAHFVGNQLGQNWNFHFSVWLALFVCLIPTTIAALLSAIGISGMERLIRYNVIAKSGKAVEAAGDIHVLLLDKTGTITLGNREANNFFPSVGITEEELADAAQLSSLSDETPEGRSIVVLAKQRFAIRERNLKSLEVNWIPFSASTRMSGVEISENGKEIRNIRKGAFDAIRKHIESLGGSIPQTMQMISDEVARKGSTPILVSEGNQLLGIIELKDIVKGGLKERFAYLRRMGIRTVMITGDNPLTAAAIAAEAGVDDFIAEATPEAKLKRIREEQANGYLVAMIGDGTNDAPALAQSDVGVAMNTGTQTAREAGNMIDLDSNPSKLIEIVEIGKQLLMTRGALTTFSIANDIAKYFAILPALFLPLAPLNIMQLSNPDNAILSAVIFNALVIPALIPLSLRGVKYVPKSPDQALLRNFIIYGGGGMIFPFLGIKLIDLILSGGVL; translated from the coding sequence ATGGGAAATACTAAAAATATGATATCTAAAGAACTTTTAAACATTTCATTCTGGAATGCTTTACAAAAGTTTTCTCCAAAATATGCATTTTCTAATCCAGTGATGGCGACGGTTTGGATTGGAACTCTGATTCTTTTTTTGCAGATTATATACTATTCGTTCGTTGGGATTCCCTTCCATAAGGAACTTCCCATCTTCTTTTGGTTAGTTTTAACTTTATTCTTTGCAAACTTCGCAGAGAGCGTTGCTGAGGGTAGGGGTAAGGCTCGAGCAGATAGTTTACGAAAATCCAGATCCTCAACGATATCAAAAAAAGTAGAATTGGTGGGAGATAAGAGCTTTATCGAGATTCCTTCTAACGAATTAAAAATCAATGATATTGTTTTTGTGGAAGCAGGGTTTACAATTCCCGGTGATGGAGAAGTAGTTTCTGGAATTGCCAGTGTAGATGAATCAGCCGTAACGGGAGAGTCTGCACCTGTGATTCGAGAAAGCGGAGGGGATAGATCCGCCGTTACGGGTGGAACTCGTGTGATCTCCGATCATTTGTATATTAAAATCACAACAAAACCTGGAGAAAGTTTTATTGATAAGATGATCTCAATGATTGAAGGAGCCACAAGGCAAAAAACTCCCAATGAAGTGGCACTCGGGATTGTTCTTTTTGCACTCACAATCCTTTTTTTATTGGGAGTATTATCTTTGATCCCAGTTGCCCACTTTGTCGGAAATCAATTAGGACAAAATTGGAATTTTCATTTCTCCGTATGGCTCGCATTATTTGTTTGTTTGATTCCGACAACCATCGCTGCTTTACTAAGTGCCATCGGAATTTCTGGAATGGAACGGTTGATTCGATACAACGTCATTGCCAAAAGTGGAAAGGCAGTCGAAGCTGCAGGTGACATTCATGTTTTGTTGTTGGATAAAACCGGTACGATAACATTGGGAAATCGGGAGGCAAATAACTTCTTTCCTTCTGTGGGTATCACCGAAGAAGAATTAGCAGATGCGGCTCAACTTTCTTCCTTGTCTGATGAAACACCGGAAGGGAGATCAATCGTGGTTCTCGCCAAACAAAGATTTGCCATTCGAGAAAGGAACTTAAAATCCTTGGAAGTGAATTGGATACCTTTTTCTGCTTCAACTCGTATGAGTGGTGTTGAGATTTCTGAAAATGGGAAAGAAATTCGAAACATCCGGAAAGGTGCTTTTGATGCAATTCGCAAACATATCGAATCGTTAGGTGGATCCATTCCGCAAACTATGCAAATGATCTCAGATGAAGTTGCTAGAAAGGGAAGTACTCCCATTCTTGTTTCTGAAGGAAACCAATTATTAGGAATCATTGAATTGAAAGATATCGTGAAAGGTGGACTAAAGGAACGATTCGCCTATCTAAGAAGGATGGGAATTCGAACAGTAATGATCACTGGAGACAATCCTCTCACAGCTGCCGCCATTGCTGCGGAAGCAGGAGTGGATGATTTTATTGCAGAAGCCACTCCTGAGGCAAAGTTGAAACGGATTCGAGAAGAACAAGCTAACGGATATTTGGTCGCCATGATTGGTGACGGAACCAATGATGCACCGGCCCTCGCACAGTCCGATGTGGGTGTGGCCATGAACACAGGAACACAAACCGCAAGGGAAGCTGGTAATATGATAGATTTGGATAGTAATCCAAGTAAACTTATCGAAATTGTGGAAATTGGTAAACAGCTATTAATGACACGAGGGGCACTCACTACATTTAGTATCGCCAATGACATTGCAAAATATTTTGCCATTCTCCCTGCTTTGTTTTTACCCTTAGCTCCCTTAAACATCATGCAGTTATCAAATCCGGACAATGCCATTTTATCTGCAGTGATCTTCAATGCTCTTGTGATCCCTGCTCTTATTCCTTTGTCACTTCGAGGTGTGAAGTATGTGCCTAAGTCACCAGACCAAGCATTACTTCGAAACTTTATTATCTATGGAGGAGGGGGAATGATTTTCCCTTTTTTGGGAATCAAACTTATCGACCTAATTTTATCAGGAGGAGTTTTATGA
- a CDS encoding potassium-transporting ATPase subunit C, whose translation MKLNETANQWELAIRFGFLSLLILGFFYPLAVTGLTSSFFPFKANGSLLVEKGRVVGSELLAQNITSKAMFRYRPSAASYGTLPSGASNLSPSSLDLKKLIEERILDLEAAGISKDECNELLYTSGSGLDPHITPICAYEQAKVLAKEGKVPLDQINELILKHTEYPLLGFVGRERINVTKLNLSWRQIIHE comes from the coding sequence ATGAAATTGAATGAAACAGCAAATCAATGGGAACTTGCGATCCGATTCGGATTTTTATCTTTGTTAATATTAGGATTTTTTTATCCACTTGCGGTCACTGGTTTAACTTCTTCATTTTTTCCTTTTAAGGCAAATGGTAGTTTGTTAGTTGAAAAAGGAAGGGTAGTTGGTTCGGAGTTACTTGCGCAAAACATAACATCCAAAGCGATGTTTCGCTATCGTCCCAGTGCAGCTTCTTATGGAACTCTTCCCAGTGGTGCCTCCAATTTAAGTCCTTCCAGTTTGGATTTAAAGAAATTAATTGAGGAACGAATCCTTGATTTGGAAGCTGCGGGGATTAGTAAAGATGAATGTAATGAATTACTCTATACATCAGGATCTGGGTTAGATCCCCATATTACTCCAATTTGCGCATACGAGCAGGCAAAAGTACTCGCGAAAGAAGGGAAGGTTCCTTTGGATCAAATAAATGAATTGATTTTGAAACATACGGAATACCCACTTTTGGGTTTTGTAGGACGCGAAAGAATCAATGTTACTAAATTAAATCTATCTTGGAGACAAATAATCCATGAATGA
- a CDS encoding response regulator, producing the protein MLKDLILLVDDDSAIRKMLHIALEAKGYETIEAVSKKEAIESVALNSPKLVLLDLQLPDGSGLEVIKEIRTFSEIPFIVLSVMSSEEDKIALLDSGADDYITKPFSMGELLARIRTALRRLPVEETPSNWERENLSVDFVNYQVIKNNIPIRLTPTEFQILTFLIKNSGKVITHDVLIKKIWGDQALNEMNSLRVHITQLRKKIEDSPSNPHLLLTEPGIGYRWVGN; encoded by the coding sequence ATGCTAAAGGATTTGATTCTTCTTGTAGATGATGACAGCGCCATCCGAAAAATGCTTCATATTGCATTGGAGGCAAAAGGTTACGAAACTATCGAAGCTGTTTCTAAAAAAGAAGCCATTGAATCCGTTGCTTTAAATTCACCCAAATTAGTTTTACTCGATTTACAACTACCAGATGGAAGTGGGTTGGAAGTCATTAAGGAAATAAGAACCTTTTCTGAAATCCCTTTTATTGTTTTATCTGTGATGAGTTCAGAAGAAGATAAAATTGCCTTACTTGATTCAGGCGCTGATGATTACATTACTAAACCCTTTAGTATGGGGGAACTGTTAGCCAGGATTCGCACTGCTTTACGTCGCCTACCCGTAGAAGAGACGCCATCGAATTGGGAAAGAGAAAACTTAAGTGTAGATTTTGTAAACTACCAGGTCATTAAAAATAATATCCCGATTCGGCTGACCCCAACGGAATTCCAAATCCTTACCTTTCTCATTAAAAATTCCGGTAAAGTAATCACTCATGATGTATTGATTAAAAAAATCTGGGGAGATCAAGCACTCAATGAAATGAATTCTTTGCGAGTTCATATCACACAACTCCGAAAAAAAATTGAAGATTCACCCAGTAATCCCCACTTGTTACTTACAGAACCTGGGATTGGTTACCGCTGGGTTGGAAATTAA
- the kdpA gene encoding potassium-transporting ATPase subunit KdpA codes for MVELLYFPFFVGLLILVSPFVGYYMAFVLNAKVLPFESLFNRFLYSGDPPSQTPKQYLSSMFVFHLLGGVILFLILKYQNILPMNPLGISGMDWDLALNTTISFITNTNWQAYSGESQLSNFSQMLGLTPQNFLSAGVGISILTFVSRSMVASSTLKFGNFWQDLFRSTFYILLPISFFVAILLVGQGVIQSFQEPIQALGIDGSPQTVPMGPAASQIAIKQIGTNGGGFFGVNSAHPFENPTPISNFIQMFSILFLPASCVFLYGKITNSFRHAWVIFFVMLAFFILGFVCVFYSEWNNPGFWEGKETRFTLTESTLWLSSTTAASNGSVNSMHDSYSPLAGGIAIFQMMLGEIIFGGVGTGMYGMFLFLILTVFLSGLMTGRTPEYFGKKIGSYEIKWTLFGILAPTVCILVGTTITIFLESGYTAKGPHALSQILYAYSSASGNNGSAFAGFSADSLWGNLSLGFSMLVGRFSVIYAVVFVAGSLGGKITTKATDGNFKSDTLLFGVLVFSVILIVCGLSFFPVLALGPILEQLLIGKGIFF; via the coding sequence ATGGTTGAGTTACTCTATTTCCCCTTTTTTGTTGGGCTACTGATACTAGTTTCACCCTTTGTCGGCTACTATATGGCTTTTGTATTAAATGCAAAAGTTTTACCGTTTGAATCATTATTCAATCGTTTCCTTTATTCCGGTGATCCCCCCTCGCAAACTCCAAAACAATACTTAAGCAGTATGTTTGTGTTTCATCTTCTAGGAGGAGTGATCTTATTTTTGATCCTAAAATATCAAAATATTTTACCAATGAATCCACTCGGTATTTCGGGAATGGATTGGGATTTGGCCTTAAACACAACCATTTCCTTTATCACAAATACAAATTGGCAGGCATATTCTGGTGAGAGTCAACTTAGTAATTTTTCGCAAATGTTAGGACTCACTCCGCAAAATTTTCTTAGTGCAGGGGTTGGAATATCAATATTAACATTCGTAAGTCGATCGATGGTAGCTTCTTCGACACTTAAGTTTGGGAATTTTTGGCAGGATTTATTCCGTTCTACCTTTTATATACTTCTACCCATTTCGTTTTTTGTTGCCATTCTTTTGGTGGGTCAGGGTGTCATTCAATCCTTCCAAGAGCCAATACAAGCTTTGGGAATCGATGGATCACCGCAGACCGTTCCTATGGGACCTGCTGCTTCTCAAATTGCAATCAAACAAATTGGTACCAATGGGGGTGGATTTTTCGGCGTAAATAGTGCTCATCCTTTTGAGAATCCAACACCTATATCAAACTTCATTCAAATGTTTTCGATTCTCTTTTTGCCAGCTTCTTGCGTATTTTTATACGGCAAAATCACAAATTCATTTCGCCATGCTTGGGTAATTTTCTTTGTGATGTTGGCTTTTTTTATACTAGGTTTTGTTTGTGTTTTCTATTCAGAATGGAACAATCCCGGTTTTTGGGAGGGTAAAGAGACCAGGTTTACCTTAACTGAATCCACCCTTTGGTTATCGTCTACAACGGCTGCTTCCAATGGATCTGTCAATTCTATGCATGATAGTTATTCGCCTTTAGCGGGAGGGATTGCTATTTTTCAGATGATGTTAGGTGAGATTATCTTTGGGGGAGTTGGCACAGGTATGTATGGAATGTTTTTATTTCTAATACTCACAGTGTTTTTGTCAGGGCTCATGACTGGTCGGACTCCCGAATATTTTGGGAAGAAAATAGGAAGTTATGAAATTAAATGGACTCTATTTGGAATCCTGGCACCTACCGTTTGTATTTTAGTCGGAACTACAATCACGATATTTCTAGAATCTGGTTATACCGCCAAGGGGCCTCATGCTTTATCGCAAATACTATATGCTTATAGTTCGGCTTCTGGCAATAACGGATCAGCGTTCGCAGGTTTCTCAGCTGATTCCCTTTGGGGAAATTTATCTCTCGGATTTTCTATGTTAGTTGGACGGTTTAGCGTGATTTATGCGGTAGTTTTTGTGGCAGGGAGTTTAGGTGGAAAAATTACGACTAAAGCTACTGATGGAAACTTTAAATCAGATACTTTGTTATTCGGAGTTTTGGTTTTCAGTGTGATTTTGATCGTTTGTGGTTTGTCATTTTTCCCCGTTTTAGCGCTGGGTCCCATCTTGGAGCAGTTGCTGATAGGGAAGGGAATTTTCTTTTAA
- a CDS encoding sensor histidine kinase produces the protein MNEGKRPEDFLSIANQEEPKKKGILKVYFGMSPGVGKTYAMLTEAHHLKEEGEDVRIGIVESHGRVDTKALIDGLEWVPLKKIEYRGKVWEEMDVERILKDRPSYVLVDELAHTNIPGSVNKKRYQDIFSLLDSGIHVLSTVNVQHLESQVDSIEKIIQSPVKETIPDSILERADELVLIDIIPDELLKRLSEGKVYISEKVVSAKENFFRKENLTYLRELSLTYTAKYVEKRMPQGRERIMVAISASPHSKTLLRNAKRLALERNSELYAVFSENEEDRNLDSANSIRAHIRFAKELGAEVVHSHESDPVVGIVAAVHEKRIHRLVIGGAKKSFFQGLFQKNIASKIIKQLRDVEIIIVPYSDNRSFQFDFYKKLIPSSGIRQYAAVFALTSVVTLCNQFLLSYIGYWTISILYLFYVALLGMFFSRGPVLLAAILSASFWNFLFIPPLYTFYISKLEDALMFVIFMLIALINGGLTARLKKNESKLRSREEKLSILYELTQNLSKTSSASEIIKTGDSFFKRIFPFPVHLHFYQGGEFTPIIADSKDLAVASWTIKNAKPAGKYTETLPLSQATFYPLLSPGGITGVINVTTSTEPSLEQEILLNTVANQVALALDRDILSEDSRKNFLLKESEKLYNLVFNSLSHELKTPLTSIQGSASALLDPDIGSDPVARKGLLEEIQESSLVLNLLLGNLLDISRIESGYLTLKKEKVYPSDVIQDAISYLGKNKTNHSIKVNLNDCDLPIELDRVLFSHAIFNLLYNACMYTPSGSIIWVSLQREGDGLQWIVEDNGNGLPLDSSRIFQKFYRGESSGKIGTGLGLAISKSIIELHGGSIEATNRKEGGASFLIDIPYLS, from the coding sequence ATGAATGAAGGAAAACGCCCGGAAGACTTTCTCTCAATAGCCAACCAAGAAGAGCCAAAGAAAAAGGGTATCCTGAAAGTTTATTTTGGAATGTCTCCCGGTGTGGGCAAAACCTATGCCATGTTAACTGAGGCCCATCATTTAAAAGAAGAAGGTGAAGATGTTCGGATTGGAATCGTGGAAAGTCACGGAAGAGTGGATACCAAGGCATTGATTGATGGCCTCGAATGGGTGCCTTTGAAAAAAATTGAGTATCGTGGGAAAGTATGGGAGGAAATGGATGTTGAAAGAATTCTAAAAGACCGACCAAGTTATGTGTTAGTTGATGAATTGGCTCATACTAATATTCCTGGCTCAGTGAATAAAAAAAGATACCAAGATATATTTTCATTGCTCGATTCTGGGATTCATGTTCTTTCTACAGTCAATGTTCAACATTTAGAAAGCCAAGTTGATTCTATCGAAAAAATCATCCAAAGCCCAGTAAAAGAAACCATTCCAGATAGTATATTGGAGAGGGCAGATGAGCTGGTGTTAATTGACATTATCCCTGATGAATTATTAAAAAGATTGTCTGAAGGGAAAGTATACATTTCAGAGAAAGTTGTTTCTGCGAAGGAGAATTTTTTCCGTAAAGAGAATTTAACTTATCTTCGAGAATTATCGTTAACCTACACGGCAAAATATGTAGAGAAAAGAATGCCCCAAGGCCGAGAAAGGATTATGGTTGCTATCTCGGCAAGTCCCCATTCGAAAACACTTCTTCGAAATGCAAAAAGATTGGCATTGGAAAGAAACTCCGAATTGTATGCAGTTTTTTCTGAAAATGAAGAAGATCGAAATTTGGACTCTGCAAATTCCATCCGAGCGCATATTCGTTTTGCAAAAGAATTAGGTGCAGAAGTAGTTCATTCACATGAATCGGATCCTGTTGTTGGAATAGTGGCAGCCGTTCATGAAAAACGCATTCATCGTTTGGTGATAGGCGGTGCCAAAAAGAGTTTTTTTCAGGGTTTGTTTCAAAAAAATATTGCTTCAAAGATTATAAAACAACTTCGCGATGTGGAAATAATTATCGTTCCTTATTCGGACAATCGGTCTTTTCAGTTTGATTTTTATAAAAAGTTAATCCCGTCTTCGGGAATTCGACAATACGCAGCCGTTTTTGCACTGACATCTGTTGTTACCTTATGTAACCAATTTTTACTTTCTTACATAGGCTATTGGACCATTTCGATTTTGTATTTATTCTATGTTGCTTTACTAGGGATGTTTTTTAGTCGTGGTCCCGTATTACTTGCGGCAATCTTATCCGCTTCTTTCTGGAATTTTCTATTTATTCCGCCTCTTTATACATTCTATATTTCTAAATTGGAAGACGCATTGATGTTTGTGATCTTTATGTTGATTGCACTCATCAATGGAGGACTTACGGCAAGGCTTAAAAAAAATGAATCTAAACTTAGGTCGCGAGAAGAAAAACTTTCTATTCTTTATGAGCTCACTCAAAATTTATCAAAAACTTCCTCAGCTTCTGAGATTATCAAAACGGGGGATTCATTTTTTAAACGTATTTTTCCTTTTCCTGTTCATTTGCATTTTTATCAAGGAGGGGAATTTACGCCAATAATTGCAGATTCCAAGGATTTGGCTGTGGCATCCTGGACCATTAAAAATGCAAAACCCGCAGGAAAGTATACGGAGACTTTGCCGTTATCCCAAGCAACCTTTTATCCGTTATTATCTCCGGGAGGAATCACAGGAGTTATCAATGTAACCACATCCACCGAACCAAGTTTAGAGCAGGAAATACTTTTGAATACTGTGGCCAACCAGGTAGCGTTAGCATTGGATCGAGATATACTATCAGAAGACTCAAGAAAGAATTTTTTATTAAAAGAGTCAGAAAAATTATACAATTTAGTTTTTAATTCTTTGTCTCATGAATTAAAAACTCCACTGACATCGATACAAGGATCTGCATCTGCTTTACTTGATCCAGATATTGGATCCGATCCAGTTGCACGAAAGGGATTGTTGGAAGAAATCCAAGAAAGTTCTCTTGTGCTGAATTTACTTCTTGGAAATCTATTAGATATAAGTCGTATTGAATCTGGGTATTTAACTTTAAAGAAAGAAAAAGTATATCCATCTGATGTTATCCAGGATGCGATTTCCTATTTAGGAAAAAATAAAACCAATCATTCGATAAAAGTTAATTTGAATGATTGCGATTTACCTATTGAACTTGATCGAGTGCTCTTTTCTCATGCAATTTTTAATCTTTTGTATAATGCCTGTATGTACACTCCTTCTGGATCAATCATTTGGGTTTCATTGCAAAGAGAAGGAGATGGTTTACAATGGATTGTGGAGGATAATGGAAATGGCCTTCCTCTTGATTCCTCACGTATTTTCCAAAAATTTTATAGAGGAGAATCCTCGGGGAAAATTGGCACTGGTCTCGGACTTGCTATCTCTAAGTCAATCATTGAACTACATGGCGGAAGTATTGAAGCGACGAATCGAAAAGAAGGAGGGGCGAGCTTTCTCATTGACATTCCATACTTATCATAA